One Pirellulales bacterium DNA window includes the following coding sequences:
- a CDS encoding putative molybdenum carrier protein, producing MVPFLVFRSGGRTGVDRAPLDFAIHHGLNHGGWCPRGGWAEVFPIAPGSPEIYLRLTETPSDIPEQRLWQFYSGWSDR from the coding sequence ATGGTTCCTTTCCTCGTGTTTCGATCCGGCGGGCGAACAGGAGTCGACCGGGCGCCTCTCGATTTTGCGATCCACCACGGTCTGAACCACGGAGGCTGGTGCCCGCGCGGCGGCTGGGCCGAAGTCTTTCCGATCGCGCCCGGCTCGCCGGAGATCTACCTGCGACTAACCGAGACGCCGTCAGACATTCCCGAGCAGCGGCTTTGGCAGTTTTACTCTGGATGGTCAGATAGATAG